One Lachnospiraceae bacterium C1.1 genomic region harbors:
- a CDS encoding TIM barrel protein produces the protein MSEIKRSVSLYSYQDEYYDGKLDLEGALRETAATGATGVELLAEQMIKRFPKPIETEKFREKWSGWLKKYNLEPSCYDAFLENRIFDNRTLSLGEQINMMKRDIRLASLLGFPNLRTLVSTPMDVIEGSLEYAEEMGVKIGLEVHAPFSLNSGWADGYMEMINRTGTKFFGFIPDMGIFCRNIPDVVRDKARRKGAKEECIKIVDDAYAQRIAKGFVKIKYDLNLGKANMEYRMANGMQEMMDAVKNAGGGPADMEYAGSSFTYSWSEPQDIIDNIDYIFHTHAKFYNMHEDYTETAVAIPEVVDAFKKAGYKGFLSSEYEGGEHLRADMEVDSIGQVRRHQEALRRAIEE, from the coding sequence ATGAGCGAGATTAAAAGAAGTGTTTCACTTTACAGTTATCAGGATGAATATTATGACGGAAAGCTAGATCTGGAGGGCGCTTTAAGAGAGACAGCCGCGACCGGTGCAACAGGTGTGGAGCTTCTGGCAGAGCAGATGATAAAGCGTTTTCCGAAGCCTATCGAGACAGAGAAATTCAGAGAAAAGTGGTCTGGCTGGTTAAAAAAATATAATCTTGAGCCTTCCTGCTACGATGCATTTCTTGAAAACAGGATTTTCGATAACCGTACATTGTCACTCGGTGAGCAGATAAATATGATGAAGCGTGATATAAGACTTGCTTCATTGCTGGGATTTCCAAATCTCAGGACTCTTGTTTCCACACCGATGGATGTCATCGAGGGAAGCCTTGAATATGCGGAAGAGATGGGAGTAAAGATCGGCCTTGAAGTTCATGCACCGTTCTCACTTAATTCCGGATGGGCTGATGGTTACATGGAAATGATCAACAGGACAGGTACAAAGTTCTTTGGCTTCATCCCTGATATGGGGATCTTTTGCAGAAACATCCCTGATGTGGTACGCGACAAGGCGAGAAGAAAAGGCGCAAAGGAAGAGTGCATAAAGATCGTTGATGATGCTTACGCACAGAGGATTGCAAAGGGATTTGTAAAGATAAAGTATGATCTGAATCTTGGAAAAGCAAATATGGAGTACCGCATGGCAAACGGCATGCAGGAAATGATGGATGCGGTGAAGAATGCGGGCGGCGGTCCTGCTGACATGGAGTATGCAGGTTCATCTTTCACATATTCGTGGTCAGAGCCTCAGGATATTATTGACAATATCGACTATATCTTCCACACACATGCAAAGTTCTACAACATGCATGAGGATTACACGGAGACAGCAGTTGCAATTCCGGAGGTTGTGGATGCATTTAAAAAGGCTGGTTATAAGGGCTTCCTGAGCTCAGAGTATGAAGGCGGAGAGCACCTTAGGGCTGATATGGAGGTTGACAGCATCGGGCAGGTACGACGCCATCAGGAAGCTTTGAGAAGAGCGATCGAGGAATAA
- a CDS encoding FAD-dependent oxidoreductase — translation MREYDADLGIIAAGPAGLAAAVEASEAGLKVVVVEKSQTVGGAANAGMGPLGIGTKYQRSQMESITVEKAFNMFMEYTHYNVDARLIKRYFNQSGETIEWLEDHGVEFEGAFRYFPESECTWHIVKTGKKIGPAAASLMNKKLHEAAEKHGVRFLFKHRATKILKEDSHVCGIIAETDEGEEIKINCKAALVATGGAGGNKEMIKELTGFEHGKDLFSFAIPNVSGDGLRMAWEAGADRLPVRIEMAADIGGLERANGSVTNVVRQPNLVVNKHGKRIMNEEKMQNTTYLSNVADHQKDKTCFVIFDEETAKYYEKNGVDVVSFVTPDPDVSDFHKGFEEILERGSHNYFKADTIGELAEKCGIETAPLVKTVNEYNGYCEHHDSEFYKNPKFLRPVKTGPFFAAAIHPGGYGTVGGIRINENCEACDKNFEPVKGLYAAGADACNIYDDSYMFLLPGNSMGFALNTGRIAAKSAVSYIIGDCETRH, via the coding sequence ATGAGAGAATATGATGCAGATTTGGGGATAATCGCAGCAGGACCGGCTGGTCTTGCTGCAGCAGTGGAAGCTTCTGAAGCGGGGCTTAAAGTTGTGGTTGTAGAAAAGTCACAGACTGTTGGCGGCGCTGCGAATGCAGGCATGGGTCCGCTTGGCATAGGGACTAAATATCAGCGTTCACAGATGGAAAGCATTACAGTCGAAAAAGCCTTCAACATGTTTATGGAGTATACCCACTACAATGTAGATGCAAGGCTCATCAAGCGTTATTTCAATCAGTCAGGGGAAACTATTGAATGGCTTGAAGACCATGGGGTTGAATTTGAGGGGGCTTTCAGATATTTCCCGGAGTCAGAGTGTACCTGGCACATCGTAAAGACAGGAAAGAAGATCGGACCTGCAGCAGCTTCTCTCATGAATAAAAAATTACATGAGGCTGCTGAAAAACATGGAGTAAGATTCCTTTTTAAGCACAGGGCAACGAAGATCCTTAAAGAGGATAGTCATGTCTGCGGCATAATCGCAGAAACAGATGAGGGTGAGGAAATTAAGATAAATTGTAAGGCAGCCCTTGTAGCGACCGGAGGTGCCGGTGGCAATAAAGAGATGATAAAAGAGCTCACAGGTTTTGAGCATGGCAAAGATCTTTTCAGCTTCGCAATACCAAATGTAAGCGGTGATGGCTTGAGGATGGCATGGGAGGCAGGAGCTGACCGGCTCCCTGTAAGGATAGAGATGGCAGCGGATATTGGTGGTCTGGAGAGGGCAAATGGCTCCGTTACAAATGTTGTACGCCAGCCGAACCTCGTAGTAAATAAGCATGGTAAGCGCATCATGAATGAAGAAAAGATGCAGAATACCACATATCTCAGCAATGTGGCAGACCATCAGAAGGATAAGACCTGCTTTGTGATATTTGATGAGGAAACAGCTAAGTATTATGAAAAGAACGGCGTGGATGTTGTAAGCTTTGTGACACCAGACCCTGATGTTTCAGATTTCCATAAAGGATTTGAAGAAATACTTGAGCGTGGCTCACACAACTATTTTAAGGCAGATACGATCGGGGAACTGGCGGAAAAATGCGGAATAGAAACTGCCCCGCTGGTTAAAACTGTTAATGAATATAACGGATACTGTGAGCATCATGACAGTGAATTTTATAAAAATCCCAAATTCCTGAGACCGGTAAAGACAGGACCGTTCTTTGCGGCAGCGATACATCCGGGAGGATATGGAACGGTCGGTGGAATAAGGATAAATGAAAACTGTGAAGCCTGTGATAAGAATTTTGAGCCTGTAAAGGGACTGTATGCGGCCGGAGCTGATGCCTGCAATATCTATGATGACAGTTACATGTTCCTGCTTCCGGGAAATTCAATGGGCTTTGCATTAAACACAGGAAGAATAGCTGCGAAAAGCGCAGTTTCATATATAATAGGTGATTGCGAAACTCGACACTAA
- a CDS encoding DUF6379 domain-containing protein, whose protein sequence is MAGRVVFNPKAFANVEKDGKIIGFSFEIKAQYYRGITLSIVRDIKINIDGEDVKREDIRFSVNGETFTLEEMRTVIDSDYRWEFGEYAVVTVLKEGGLSKGKHHIKALQVIAPSYMPFQIESMNEADFEI, encoded by the coding sequence ATGGCAGGACGAGTAGTTTTTAATCCCAAAGCCTTTGCAAATGTTGAAAAAGATGGAAAAATAATAGGTTTTTCTTTTGAGATAAAGGCACAGTATTACAGGGGGATAACACTTTCCATCGTGCGTGATATAAAGATCAATATCGATGGTGAGGACGTAAAACGTGAAGATATAAGATTCAGTGTGAATGGTGAAACATTCACACTGGAGGAGATGAGAACGGTGATCGACAGCGATTACCGCTGGGAATTCGGTGAGTATGCTGTTGTGACTGTATTGAAAGAGGGCGGACTTTCCAAAGGAAAGCACCATATTAAAGCCCTTCAGGTGATCGCACCTTCTTACATGCCATTCCAGATAGAGAGCATGAATGAAGCGGATTTTGAGATTTAA
- a CDS encoding AAA family ATPase: MRKTVGLGIQDFEDTIKSRNFYIDKTKFISEWWKENDGVTLITRPRRFGKTLMLSTVEKFFSIRQENSRELFNGLEVSKDSAMMQECGKWPVLFISFADIKSSTYQDAMYKFNRIINLLLSKFVSIKDNLEETDLEFWRKISLDMNPGVASDSIKYFCKWLSDYYGKKVIILIDEYDTPMQEAYVNGYWDKIVEFMRNMFNGTLKTNPYMQKALLAGITRVSRESLFSDLNNINVVTTSSREYAESFGFTEDEVFQALDEYGYSTEKEKVKEWYDGFKFGDIDDIYNPWSVISFLKKGEYEPYWANTSSNSLISKLVREGDSEIKESFEKLLRRESITTPIDEQLVYGEMQDNEVAVWSLLQATGYLKIVSKKDVYGGTEYELRLTNYEIRRIFNIMVMGWFRGNGSTLYNEFVKALLRCEVRGMNKFLNKFLLKTCSYFDGGRTGSEAEPERFYHGLVLGLMVGLGDDYILESNRESGYGRYDVMLKPKDVKKDIGIIMEFKVLDALDDEKSLEDTAKSALKQIEERHYDEELLTAGVASERIFKYGFAFSGKEVLVMQG, encoded by the coding sequence ATGAGGAAAACCGTAGGACTTGGGATACAGGATTTTGAAGACACTATAAAGAGCAGGAATTTTTATATAGATAAGACAAAGTTTATATCGGAATGGTGGAAGGAAAATGACGGAGTGACACTGATAACCCGTCCGCGCCGTTTTGGTAAGACTCTGATGTTGAGCACGGTTGAGAAGTTTTTTTCCATAAGGCAGGAAAACAGCCGGGAGCTTTTTAATGGACTAGAAGTCTCAAAGGATTCCGCGATGATGCAGGAATGCGGAAAATGGCCGGTGCTGTTTATATCATTTGCGGACATAAAGTCATCGACATATCAGGATGCGATGTATAAATTCAATAGGATAATCAATCTGCTGTTATCAAAATTTGTTTCAATAAAGGATAATCTTGAAGAAACAGATTTGGAATTCTGGAGAAAAATTTCATTGGATATGAATCCCGGGGTTGCTTCCGACAGTATCAAATATTTCTGCAAGTGGTTAAGTGATTACTATGGGAAAAAGGTCATAATACTTATTGACGAATACGACACTCCGATGCAGGAAGCATACGTAAACGGCTATTGGGATAAAATAGTAGAGTTCATGAGAAATATGTTCAATGGAACATTGAAAACTAATCCGTACATGCAGAAGGCACTGCTCGCGGGAATCACACGTGTCAGCCGGGAGTCGCTCTTTTCTGACTTGAATAATATTAATGTTGTAACTACATCATCAAGGGAGTACGCTGAAAGCTTTGGATTTACGGAGGATGAAGTTTTTCAGGCGCTTGATGAATACGGATACTCGACAGAAAAGGAAAAAGTAAAGGAATGGTATGATGGATTTAAGTTTGGAGATATAGATGATATTTACAATCCGTGGTCTGTCATTTCATTTTTGAAAAAAGGGGAATATGAACCTTATTGGGCGAATACAAGCTCAAATTCCCTGATATCAAAGCTTGTAAGGGAGGGCGACTCTGAGATAAAGGAGAGCTTTGAAAAGCTCCTCAGAAGGGAGAGCATAACAACGCCGATAGATGAACAGCTGGTATACGGCGAGATGCAGGATAATGAGGTTGCAGTATGGAGTCTCCTACAGGCAACGGGATATTTAAAGATTGTCAGTAAAAAGGATGTGTACGGCGGGACTGAATACGAACTCAGACTGACCAACTATGAGATCAGAAGGATATTCAACATAATGGTCATGGGCTGGTTCAGGGGGAATGGAAGTACCCTTTATAATGAGTTTGTAAAAGCCCTGCTTAGATGCGAAGTCAGGGGAATGAATAAATTCCTGAATAAGTTTCTCTTAAAAACCTGCAGCTATTTTGACGGAGGCAGAACCGGTTCGGAGGCAGAGCCGGAGAGATTCTATCATGGACTCGTGCTTGGACTTATGGTCGGGCTGGGTGACGATTACATCCTTGAATCAAACCGTGAGAGCGGTTATGGACGATATGATGTGATGCTGAAGCCAAAAGACGTAAAAAAGGATATCGGGATCATAATGGAGTTTAAGGTGCTTGATGCCCTCGATGATGAAAAGAGCCTGGAAGATACGGCAAAATCCGCGCTGAAACAGATAGAGGAGAGGCACTATGATGAAGAACTCCTGACAGCAGGTGTCGCGTCGGAGAGGATATTTAAGTACGGATTTGCTTTCAGCGGGAAGGAAGTATTAGTAATGCAGGGATAA
- a CDS encoding Gfo/Idh/MocA family oxidoreductase, producing the protein MAKVRVGIVGCGGIANQKHLPSLRANAELNEVVAFCDIQRDRAEKAAKEYGTADAKVYTDYHDLVNDPNVDVVHVCTPNVAHCPVTVAAFEAGKHVMCEKPMAHCTADAKKMIEAWKKSGKKFTIGYQNRLRDDTQTLHASCEAGELGDIYFAKAHALRRRAVPTWGVFPNKELQGGGPLIDIGTHALDITLWMMNNYEPVSVSGQVFYKLGRDEHGPEGNVFGPWDPKTFQVEDSAFGLVKMKNGATIYLEASWALNILKSMEASTTLCGTKAGAEIHHGGSFPKDELIYNTVEHNQLMEKTISPAGVVDFFEGGASAEGVREQKQWLEAIINDTEPLVKPEQAYVVTQILEGIYKSAETGKEVFFD; encoded by the coding sequence ATGGCAAAGGTTAGAGTAGGTATCGTAGGCTGCGGCGGAATCGCAAATCAGAAGCATCTTCCATCACTTAGGGCAAATGCAGAACTTAATGAAGTTGTAGCATTCTGTGATATACAGAGAGACAGGGCAGAGAAAGCTGCTAAAGAATATGGCACAGCAGATGCAAAAGTTTACACAGATTATCATGATCTTGTAAATGATCCAAACGTTGATGTAGTTCATGTATGTACACCAAACGTAGCGCATTGCCCGGTGACAGTTGCAGCATTTGAAGCAGGAAAGCACGTTATGTGTGAAAAGCCTATGGCTCATTGCACTGCTGATGCAAAGAAGATGATCGAAGCATGGAAGAAGTCAGGAAAGAAATTCACCATCGGATACCAGAACAGACTTCGTGATGATACACAGACATTACATGCTTCATGCGAAGCAGGCGAGCTTGGTGATATTTACTTTGCCAAGGCACATGCACTTAGAAGAAGAGCAGTTCCTACATGGGGAGTTTTCCCTAATAAAGAGCTTCAGGGCGGCGGACCTCTTATCGATATCGGAACACACGCACTTGATATCACACTCTGGATGATGAATAACTATGAACCTGTATCTGTTTCAGGTCAGGTATTCTACAAGCTCGGAAGAGACGAGCATGGTCCTGAAGGGAATGTATTCGGTCCCTGGGATCCAAAGACATTCCAGGTTGAGGACTCAGCTTTTGGCCTTGTAAAGATGAAGAACGGTGCAACGATCTACCTTGAAGCTTCATGGGCACTGAACATCCTTAAGTCTATGGAAGCTTCTACTACACTTTGTGGTACTAAGGCAGGAGCAGAAATCCATCACGGCGGAAGCTTCCCGAAGGATGAGCTTATCTACAATACAGTTGAACATAATCAGCTTATGGAAAAGACCATTTCACCCGCGGGTGTGGTTGATTTCTTTGAAGGCGGTGCTTCAGCTGAGGGCGTAAGAGAGCAGAAGCAGTGGCTTGAAGCAATCATCAATGACACAGAGCCTCTCGTAAAGCCTGAACAGGCATACGTTGTTACCCAGATACTTGAAGGAATTTACAAGTCTGCTGAAACTGGCAAAGAAGTATTTTTTGACTGA
- a CDS encoding sugar phosphate isomerase/epimerase, protein MELGFVSAILDQSSYEEMMDIAAELGFKCVEVACWPAGKAERRYAGVSHIDAEKVLADDAYAKHIMDYAEEKKVKISSLAYYPNTMDADPEKRSTAVEHLKNLIKASHKLGIGMVTTFIGRDQSKTVEENLELVKEIWPPIVELAEAENVKIGIENCPMLFGADQWPGGQNLMTTPAIWRKVFEILPSRNLGINYDPSHFVWQMIDYIKPIYEFKDKIFHVHYKDIKVYRDRLDDCGIMAYPLDFMSPKLPGLGDVDWGKYVSALTDIGYDGYTCIEIEDKAFEGSREKVIDSLKLSKRYMENFVI, encoded by the coding sequence ATGGAGCTTGGATTTGTAAGTGCAATTTTAGACCAGAGCAGTTACGAGGAAATGATGGACATTGCAGCTGAGCTTGGCTTCAAGTGCGTAGAGGTCGCATGCTGGCCTGCAGGTAAAGCAGAGCGCAGATATGCCGGGGTTTCACATATAGATGCGGAGAAGGTTTTAGCTGATGATGCTTATGCAAAGCACATCATGGACTATGCGGAAGAAAAGAAGGTGAAGATTTCATCTCTCGCCTACTATCCAAACACAATGGATGCTGATCCTGAAAAAAGAAGCACTGCCGTTGAGCATCTGAAGAATCTCATCAAAGCTTCGCACAAGCTTGGGATCGGCATGGTCACAACCTTTATCGGCAGAGACCAGAGCAAGACAGTAGAGGAAAACTTAGAGCTTGTAAAAGAGATCTGGCCTCCGATAGTTGAACTTGCCGAGGCAGAAAACGTAAAGATCGGGATCGAAAACTGTCCGATGCTCTTTGGAGCTGACCAGTGGCCGGGAGGACAGAACCTCATGACAACACCGGCTATCTGGAGAAAGGTATTTGAGATCCTTCCGAGCAGGAATCTTGGCATCAACTATGATCCCTCACACTTTGTATGGCAGATGATCGATTACATAAAGCCTATATATGAGTTTAAGGATAAGATCTTCCACGTTCACTATAAGGATATCAAAGTTTATCGTGACAGGCTCGATGACTGTGGAATCATGGCATATCCGCTTGATTTTATGTCGCCAAAGCTTCCGGGTCTTGGTGATGTTGACTGGGGTAAATATGTAAGTGCCCTTACTGATATAGGTTACGACGGATATACATGTATCGAGATCGAGGATAAAGCTTTTGAGGGAAGCAGGGAGAAGGTTATAGACAGCCTTAAGCTCAGCAAGAGATACATGGAGAATTTTGTTATCTGA